A single region of the Pan troglodytes isolate AG18354 chromosome 18, NHGRI_mPanTro3-v2.0_pri, whole genome shotgun sequence genome encodes:
- the LOC112205915 gene encoding LOW QUALITY PROTEIN: putative 3-phosphoinositide-dependent protein kinase 2 (The sequence of the model RefSeq protein was modified relative to this genomic sequence to represent the inferred CDS: inserted 2 bases in 1 codon) — protein sequence MNWSKEEPCQQTSTLYMLFITRLRSIEENSSSVPHYDAMPIQSSMVLCSCPSPSMVRSQTESSTAPGIPGGSRQGPAMNNTASEPQPGAGSLQHXPPPQPQKKRPEDFKFGKILGEGSFSTVVLARELATSREYAIKILEKRHIIKENKVPYVTRERDVMSRLDHPFFVKLYFTFQDDEKLYFGLSYAKNGELLKYIRKIGSFDETCTRFYTAEIVSALEYLHGKGIIHRDLKPENILLNEDMHIQITDFGTAKVLSPESKQARANSFVGTAQYVSPELLTEKSACKSSDLWALGCIIYQLVAGLPPFRAGNEYLIFQKIIKLEYDFPEKFFPKARDLVEKLLVLDATKRLGCEEMEGYGPLKAHPFFESVTWENLHQQTPPKLTAYLPAMSEDDEDCYGNVSWPGWRARRVALGPACTGLHARAPDPRVICSRKGRVSVPLRQACWWL from the exons TCCCCCACTATGACGCCATGCCCATCCAGTCCAGCATGGTGTTATGTTCCTGCCCATCCCCATCAATGGTGAGGTCCCAGACTGAGTCCAGCACAGCCCCTGGCATTCCTGGTGGCAGCAGGCAGGGCCCCGCCATGAACAACACCGCATCTGAGCCTCAGCCCGGCGCCGGCTCCCTGCAGCA CCCGCCACCGCAGCCTCAGAAGAAGCGGCCTGAGGACTTCAAGTTTGGGAAAATTCTTGGGGAAGGCTCTTTTTCCACG GTTGTCCTGGCTCGAGAACTGGCAACCTCCAGAGAATATGCGA TTAAAATTCTGGAGAAGCGACATATCATAAAAGAGAACAAGGTCCCGTATGTAACCAGAGAGCGGGATGTCATGTCGCGCCTGGATCACCCCTTCTTTGTTAAGCTTTACTTCACATTTCAGGACGACGAGAAGCTGT ATTTCGGCCTTAGTTATGCCAAAAATGGAGAACTACTTAAATATATTCGCAAAATCGGTTCATTCGATGAGACCTGTACCCGATTTTACACGGCTGAGATTGTGTCTGCTTTAGAGTACTTGCACGGCAAGGGCATCATTCACAG GGACCTTAAACCggaaaacattttgttaaatgaagATATGCACATCCAGATCACAGATTTTGGAACAGCAAAAGTCTTATCCCCAGAGAGCAAACAAG CCAGGGCCAACTCATTCGTGGGAACAGCGCAGTACGTTTCTCCAGAGCTGCTCACGGAGAAGTCCGCCTGTAAGAG TTCAGACCTTTGGGCTCTTGGATGCATAATATACCAGCTTGTGGCAGGACTCCCACCATTCCGAGCTGG AAACGAGTATCTTATATTTCAGAAGATCATTAAGTTGGAATATGACTTTCCAGAAAAATTCTTCCCTAAGGCAAGAGACCTCGTGGAGAAACTTTTG GTTTTAGATGCCACAAAGCGGTTAGGCTGTGAGGAAATGGAAGGGTACGGACCTCTTAAAGCACACCCGTTCTTCGAGTCCGTCACGTGGGAGAACCTGCACCAGCAGACGCCTCCGAAGCTCACCGCTTACCTGCCGGCTATGTCGGAAGACGACGAGGACTGCTATGGCAATGTAAGCTGGCCGGGATGGCGGGCGAGGCGGGTGGCACTGGGTCCTGCGTGCACTGGGCTTCATGCCCGTGCGCCAGACCCACGTGTGATTTGTAGCCGAAAGGGGAGGGTGTCTGTGCCACTGCGTCAGGCCTGCTGGTGGTTGTAG